The following DNA comes from Nitrospirota bacterium.
CGCAAGCGAAGCGCGTCGGGAATCCTTCATTAAAAATGATTCCGGACAAGCCGGAATGACAAATAATACTGAATTTATTTTTAAACTATCTGTTTTTAATAAGCCCCCCAGGTCTGAATACCATCATGAGCACAAGTCCGGCGCCGAGCGCAAGCATTCTGTAAAGCTGAAATTCTCTAAGCATTTCAGGCAGAATAATAAGGATAAATGCGCCGAGAATCACGCCCGGGATGCTGCCGAGCCCGCCAAGTATAACCATGCAGGCGATTAGGACAGACTCCATGAATGAAAAACTTTCAGGCGACACAAACCGCATCTTGCCTGCAAAGAGCGCGCCTGCAAGCCCGGCCCAGAATGCGCCGAAGGTAAACGCAAGAAACTTGAAATTTGTATTGTTAATGCCCATGGCTTCTGCCGCTGTTTCGTCCTCTCTTATGGCAAGCCACGCCCTGCCGGTCCTTGAATAATAAACGCGTCGGACCACAAACACGGCAATAATGACAAAAATCAGCACGAGATAGTAATAATGCATAAGCGTATTCAGTTTAAATCCGAAGATAAACGGCGCCGGTATTCCTGTAATGCCGTTAGGCCCTTTTGTAAGACTGTCCCAGTTATTTAATATGAGCCGTACAATCTCACCGAAGCCGAGGGTCACTATTGCCAGATAATCGCCCCTCAGCCTTAATGCCGGAAATGCAAGTATAAGCCCTGACAGCGCTGTGATAATTACTGAAAGAGGAAGCGCGCTCCAGAACCCTAACCCTGCCCTCGTTGTAAGAAGGGCGCAGGAATATGCGCCAACTGCGTAAAAGGCGGCAAAACCCAGATTTAAAAGTCCGCTGAATCCGAGGACCACATTAAGCCCAAGCGCAAGTATGATGTAAATCCCCGCAAGGATAATAACGTCAATGTAGTAATCATTAAGAAAAAGCGGCAGGGCCAGCAGGATAATAATACTCAAAACATATGCGGCCTTCTTGTTAACGGAAATCTCCGGCAGTTTGATTTTTCTGAAATGCACAGACAGCCGTTTAATTATGACAAATGCGCCGTAAGCAAGACAAAGTCCCGGAAACAGCAGCAGCGCGCCTTTTGTTCCCATAAAAGGAGTGCTTAAAAAAGAAATCCAGAGTATGAATAACACTATTTTATTTTTCATTACGATTTTCCCAGCAGACCTTTGGGTCTTATCAGAAGTATGATAATTAAGACCACAAACGCATAGGCATCCTTGTATTCGCTTGAAAGAAAACTTGCGCCGAGGCTCTCTATAATCCCCAGCACAAAACCTCCTAATATTGCGCCGGGAATGCTCCCGATGCCTCCTAACACAGCGGCGGCAAATGCCTTTATGCCAACAATATAGCCTATGGAATAATTGACAAGCCCATAATACATAGCTACCATCAGACCCGCCACTGCAGCAAGTCCAGAGCCGATTATAAATGTAACAGAGATTATCCTGTCAATATTTATTCCGAGCAAAGAAGCCATGACCTTGTCCTGAGCCACCGCCCTCATGGCTTTCCCGGTCTTTGTCTTCATGACAAAAATGTGAAGTAATCCCATGAGTAAAAGAGACGTGATGATGATAAAGACCTGAAGAGTAGTCATTGTTGCATTAAAAAATTCAATCCTGTGCGTCTCTAAAATATGCGGGAATACCTTATCGGTCGCGCCCTGAGTGAGCATTACATAATTTTGCAGAAAGATTGACACCCCGATGGCGCTTATCAGGGGGCTTAACCGAGGGGCATTTCTTAAAGGCTTGTACGCAAGTTTTTCTATCGTAAAACCATATGCCGAACAGAAGAAAACCGAAAATATAAATGTCAGCAAAAGTGAAAGAGTAAGGCTGTACTCGGTAAGCCCCAGAGTCGTAAACACGCCTAAGAATATTATCCCTAAGTATGCGCCTATCATATAAATTTCGCCATGGGCGAAATTTATCAGCTCAAGTATGCCGTAAACCATTGTGTAGCCGAGGGCAATGAGCGCATAGACGCCGCCCACCGTAAGCCCATTGATTACCTGCTGGAAAAACATAGGGCAATTTTAACAAAAAACCTGTGCCATAATCTATGGAAAGATATTTTAGTATGATATAATATTCGGAAGAATTTGAGCTTTGCGTTAATTAC
Coding sequences within:
- a CDS encoding branched-chain amino acid ABC transporter permease, translated to MKNKIVLFILWISFLSTPFMGTKGALLLFPGLCLAYGAFVIIKRLSVHFRKIKLPEISVNKKAAYVLSIIILLALPLFLNDYYIDVIILAGIYIILALGLNVVLGFSGLLNLGFAAFYAVGAYSCALLTTRAGLGFWSALPLSVIITALSGLILAFPALRLRGDYLAIVTLGFGEIVRLILNNWDSLTKGPNGITGIPAPFIFGFKLNTLMHYYYLVLIFVIIAVFVVRRVYYSRTGRAWLAIREDETAAEAMGINNTNFKFLAFTFGAFWAGLAGALFAGKMRFVSPESFSFMESVLIACMVILGGLGSIPGVILGAFILIILPEMLREFQLYRMLALGAGLVLMMVFRPGGLIKNR
- a CDS encoding branched-chain amino acid ABC transporter permease → MFFQQVINGLTVGGVYALIALGYTMVYGILELINFAHGEIYMIGAYLGIIFLGVFTTLGLTEYSLTLSLLLTFIFSVFFCSAYGFTIEKLAYKPLRNAPRLSPLISAIGVSIFLQNYVMLTQGATDKVFPHILETHRIEFFNATMTTLQVFIIITSLLLMGLLHIFVMKTKTGKAMRAVAQDKVMASLLGINIDRIISVTFIIGSGLAAVAGLMVAMYYGLVNYSIGYIVGIKAFAAAVLGGIGSIPGAILGGFVLGIIESLGASFLSSEYKDAYAFVVLIIILLIRPKGLLGKS